In Mus caroli chromosome 9, CAROLI_EIJ_v1.1, whole genome shotgun sequence, a single window of DNA contains:
- the LOC110301497 gene encoding zinc finger protein 431-like isoform X2, which translates to MGYLDGLQFLTIMNNYYEHSTQNAMTYADVHVNFTWEEWALLNPSQKSLYKEVMLETYENLTAIGYNWEDHYIEEQFQSSRRDGRHKRGHTGEKPYECNHCGTAFARHGHLQRHKGTHTGEKLYECNRCGKVFAWNCHLRIHKRTHSGEKPYKCDQCGTAFASHCRLQRHKRTHTGEKPYECNQCGKAFTQHSTLQVHKRTHTGEKPYECSQCGKAYSRHSHLQRHKRTHTGEKPYVCNQCGKAFAYQNSLQYHKRTHTGEKSYECKQCGKFFPCRKHLQIHKRTHAGQKGYECNQCGKAFAFHSHFQRHKRHIGEKPYECNHCDKAFASHNNLQKHIRRHTGEKPYKCNLCDKAYAHHSHLQTHERVHTGEKPYKCNQCDKAFSQQSSLQVHKRIHTGEKPYECNQCGKAFTCHRYLQRHKRTHSGEKPYGCNQFGKIFAQHSTVHSIIKGNI; encoded by the exons AATGCAATGACCTATGCTGATGTGCATGTGAATTTCACTTGGGAAGAGTGGGCTTTGCTGAATCCTTCCCAGAAGAGTCTCTACAAAGAGGTGATGCTGGAGACCTATGAGAACCTCACTGCTATAG GCTACAATTGGGAAGACCATTATATTGAAGAACAATTTCAAAGTTCTAGAAGAGATGGAAG GCATAAAAGAggtcatactggagagaaaccctatgaatgtaatcattGTGGTACAGCCTTTGCAAGGCATGGTCATCTGCAAAGGCATAAAGGAACgcatactggagagaaactttATGAATGTAATCGATGTGGTAAAGTCTTTGCATGGAACTGTCATCTCCGAatccataaaagaacacatagtggagagaaaccttacaaatgtgatCAATGCGGTACAGCCTTTGCAAGTCATTGTCGTCTTCAAaggcataaaagaacacatactggagagaaaccttatgaatgtaatcaatgtggtaaagcctttacacAACACAGTACTCTACAAgttcataaaagaacacatactggagagaaaccctatgaatgtagccaatgtggtaaagcctatTCACGTCACAGTCATctccaaagacataaaagaacacataccggagagaaaccttatgtatgtaatcaatgtggtaaagcctttgcttATCAAAATAGTCTCCagtatcataaaagaacacatactggagagaaatcttatgaatgtaagcaatgtggtAAATTCTTTCCATGCCGTAAGcatcttcaaatacataaaagaacacatgctGGACAGAAAGGctatgaatgtaaccaatgtggtaaagcctttgctttTCATAGTCATTTCCAAAGACATAAAAGACATattggagagaaaccttatgaatgtaaccACTGTGATAAAGCCTTTGCAAGTCACAATAATCTTCAAAAACATATAAGAagacatactggagaaaaaccttaTAAATGTAATCTGTGTGATAAAGCCTATGCACATCACAGTCATCTCCAAACACATGAAAGAGtgcatactggagagaaaccctacaaatgtaatcaatgtgataaagccttttcacaacaAAGTTCTCTACAAGTgcacaaaagaatacatactggagagaaaccctatgaatgtaaccaatgtggtaaagcctttacatGTCACAGATATctccaaagacataaaagaacacattctggagagaaaccctatggaTGTAACCAATTTGGTAAAATATTTGCACAACATAGTACTGTCCACAgcataataaaaggaaatatttga
- the LOC110301497 gene encoding zinc finger protein 431-like isoform X1, translated as MHSLLVKSLCNYLKWDTSDFWKMNAETQRMYELNAMTYADVHVNFTWEEWALLNPSQKSLYKEVMLETYENLTAIGYNWEDHYIEEQFQSSRRDGRHKRGHTGEKPYECNHCGTAFARHGHLQRHKGTHTGEKLYECNRCGKVFAWNCHLRIHKRTHSGEKPYKCDQCGTAFASHCRLQRHKRTHTGEKPYECNQCGKAFTQHSTLQVHKRTHTGEKPYECSQCGKAYSRHSHLQRHKRTHTGEKPYVCNQCGKAFAYQNSLQYHKRTHTGEKSYECKQCGKFFPCRKHLQIHKRTHAGQKGYECNQCGKAFAFHSHFQRHKRHIGEKPYECNHCDKAFASHNNLQKHIRRHTGEKPYKCNLCDKAYAHHSHLQTHERVHTGEKPYKCNQCDKAFSQQSSLQVHKRIHTGEKPYECNQCGKAFTCHRYLQRHKRTHSGEKPYGCNQFGKIFAQHSTVHSIIKGNI; from the exons ATGCATTCCCTTTTAGTTAAATCTTTATGTAACTATTTAAAATGGGACACTTCAGATTTCTGGAAGATGAATGCAGAAACACAAAGGATGTATGAACTT AATGCAATGACCTATGCTGATGTGCATGTGAATTTCACTTGGGAAGAGTGGGCTTTGCTGAATCCTTCCCAGAAGAGTCTCTACAAAGAGGTGATGCTGGAGACCTATGAGAACCTCACTGCTATAG GCTACAATTGGGAAGACCATTATATTGAAGAACAATTTCAAAGTTCTAGAAGAGATGGAAG GCATAAAAGAggtcatactggagagaaaccctatgaatgtaatcattGTGGTACAGCCTTTGCAAGGCATGGTCATCTGCAAAGGCATAAAGGAACgcatactggagagaaactttATGAATGTAATCGATGTGGTAAAGTCTTTGCATGGAACTGTCATCTCCGAatccataaaagaacacatagtggagagaaaccttacaaatgtgatCAATGCGGTACAGCCTTTGCAAGTCATTGTCGTCTTCAAaggcataaaagaacacatactggagagaaaccttatgaatgtaatcaatgtggtaaagcctttacacAACACAGTACTCTACAAgttcataaaagaacacatactggagagaaaccctatgaatgtagccaatgtggtaaagcctatTCACGTCACAGTCATctccaaagacataaaagaacacataccggagagaaaccttatgtatgtaatcaatgtggtaaagcctttgcttATCAAAATAGTCTCCagtatcataaaagaacacatactggagagaaatcttatgaatgtaagcaatgtggtAAATTCTTTCCATGCCGTAAGcatcttcaaatacataaaagaacacatgctGGACAGAAAGGctatgaatgtaaccaatgtggtaaagcctttgctttTCATAGTCATTTCCAAAGACATAAAAGACATattggagagaaaccttatgaatgtaaccACTGTGATAAAGCCTTTGCAAGTCACAATAATCTTCAAAAACATATAAGAagacatactggagaaaaaccttaTAAATGTAATCTGTGTGATAAAGCCTATGCACATCACAGTCATCTCCAAACACATGAAAGAGtgcatactggagagaaaccctacaaatgtaatcaatgtgataaagccttttcacaacaAAGTTCTCTACAAGTgcacaaaagaatacatactggagagaaaccctatgaatgtaaccaatgtggtaaagcctttacatGTCACAGATATctccaaagacataaaagaacacattctggagagaaaccctatggaTGTAACCAATTTGGTAAAATATTTGCACAACATAGTACTGTCCACAgcataataaaaggaaatatttga
- the LOC110301497 gene encoding zinc finger protein 431-like isoform X6 yields MTYADVHVNFTWEEWALLNPSQKSLYKEVMLETYENLTAIGYNWEDHYIEEQFQSSRRDGRHKRGHTGEKPYECNHCGTAFARHGHLQRHKGTHTGEKLYECNRCGKVFAWNCHLRIHKRTHSGEKPYKCDQCGTAFASHCRLQRHKRTHTGEKPYECNQCGKAFTQHSTLQVHKRTHTGEKPYECSQCGKAYSRHSHLQRHKRTHTGEKPYVCNQCGKAFAYQNSLQYHKRTHTGEKSYECKQCGKFFPCRKHLQIHKRTHAGQKGYECNQCGKAFAFHSHFQRHKRHIGEKPYECNHCDKAFASHNNLQKHIRRHTGEKPYKCNLCDKAYAHHSHLQTHERVHTGEKPYKCNQCDKAFSQQSSLQVHKRIHTGEKPYECNQCGKAFTCHRYLQRHKRTHSGEKPYGCNQFGKIFAQHSTVHSIIKGNI; encoded by the exons ATGACCTATGCTGATGTGCATGTGAATTTCACTTGGGAAGAGTGGGCTTTGCTGAATCCTTCCCAGAAGAGTCTCTACAAAGAGGTGATGCTGGAGACCTATGAGAACCTCACTGCTATAG GCTACAATTGGGAAGACCATTATATTGAAGAACAATTTCAAAGTTCTAGAAGAGATGGAAG GCATAAAAGAggtcatactggagagaaaccctatgaatgtaatcattGTGGTACAGCCTTTGCAAGGCATGGTCATCTGCAAAGGCATAAAGGAACgcatactggagagaaactttATGAATGTAATCGATGTGGTAAAGTCTTTGCATGGAACTGTCATCTCCGAatccataaaagaacacatagtggagagaaaccttacaaatgtgatCAATGCGGTACAGCCTTTGCAAGTCATTGTCGTCTTCAAaggcataaaagaacacatactggagagaaaccttatgaatgtaatcaatgtggtaaagcctttacacAACACAGTACTCTACAAgttcataaaagaacacatactggagagaaaccctatgaatgtagccaatgtggtaaagcctatTCACGTCACAGTCATctccaaagacataaaagaacacataccggagagaaaccttatgtatgtaatcaatgtggtaaagcctttgcttATCAAAATAGTCTCCagtatcataaaagaacacatactggagagaaatcttatgaatgtaagcaatgtggtAAATTCTTTCCATGCCGTAAGcatcttcaaatacataaaagaacacatgctGGACAGAAAGGctatgaatgtaaccaatgtggtaaagcctttgctttTCATAGTCATTTCCAAAGACATAAAAGACATattggagagaaaccttatgaatgtaaccACTGTGATAAAGCCTTTGCAAGTCACAATAATCTTCAAAAACATATAAGAagacatactggagaaaaaccttaTAAATGTAATCTGTGTGATAAAGCCTATGCACATCACAGTCATCTCCAAACACATGAAAGAGtgcatactggagagaaaccctacaaatgtaatcaatgtgataaagccttttcacaacaAAGTTCTCTACAAGTgcacaaaagaatacatactggagagaaaccctatgaatgtaaccaatgtggtaaagcctttacatGTCACAGATATctccaaagacataaaagaacacattctggagagaaaccctatggaTGTAACCAATTTGGTAAAATATTTGCACAACATAGTACTGTCCACAgcataataaaaggaaatatttga
- the LOC110301497 gene encoding zinc finger protein 431-like isoform X3: MLFFLCENAQPQRKNAMTYADVHVNFTWEEWALLNPSQKSLYKEVMLETYENLTAIGYNWEDHYIEEQFQSSRRDGRHKRGHTGEKPYECNHCGTAFARHGHLQRHKGTHTGEKLYECNRCGKVFAWNCHLRIHKRTHSGEKPYKCDQCGTAFASHCRLQRHKRTHTGEKPYECNQCGKAFTQHSTLQVHKRTHTGEKPYECSQCGKAYSRHSHLQRHKRTHTGEKPYVCNQCGKAFAYQNSLQYHKRTHTGEKSYECKQCGKFFPCRKHLQIHKRTHAGQKGYECNQCGKAFAFHSHFQRHKRHIGEKPYECNHCDKAFASHNNLQKHIRRHTGEKPYKCNLCDKAYAHHSHLQTHERVHTGEKPYKCNQCDKAFSQQSSLQVHKRIHTGEKPYECNQCGKAFTCHRYLQRHKRTHSGEKPYGCNQFGKIFAQHSTVHSIIKGNI; this comes from the exons AATGCAATGACCTATGCTGATGTGCATGTGAATTTCACTTGGGAAGAGTGGGCTTTGCTGAATCCTTCCCAGAAGAGTCTCTACAAAGAGGTGATGCTGGAGACCTATGAGAACCTCACTGCTATAG GCTACAATTGGGAAGACCATTATATTGAAGAACAATTTCAAAGTTCTAGAAGAGATGGAAG GCATAAAAGAggtcatactggagagaaaccctatgaatgtaatcattGTGGTACAGCCTTTGCAAGGCATGGTCATCTGCAAAGGCATAAAGGAACgcatactggagagaaactttATGAATGTAATCGATGTGGTAAAGTCTTTGCATGGAACTGTCATCTCCGAatccataaaagaacacatagtggagagaaaccttacaaatgtgatCAATGCGGTACAGCCTTTGCAAGTCATTGTCGTCTTCAAaggcataaaagaacacatactggagagaaaccttatgaatgtaatcaatgtggtaaagcctttacacAACACAGTACTCTACAAgttcataaaagaacacatactggagagaaaccctatgaatgtagccaatgtggtaaagcctatTCACGTCACAGTCATctccaaagacataaaagaacacataccggagagaaaccttatgtatgtaatcaatgtggtaaagcctttgcttATCAAAATAGTCTCCagtatcataaaagaacacatactggagagaaatcttatgaatgtaagcaatgtggtAAATTCTTTCCATGCCGTAAGcatcttcaaatacataaaagaacacatgctGGACAGAAAGGctatgaatgtaaccaatgtggtaaagcctttgctttTCATAGTCATTTCCAAAGACATAAAAGACATattggagagaaaccttatgaatgtaaccACTGTGATAAAGCCTTTGCAAGTCACAATAATCTTCAAAAACATATAAGAagacatactggagaaaaaccttaTAAATGTAATCTGTGTGATAAAGCCTATGCACATCACAGTCATCTCCAAACACATGAAAGAGtgcatactggagagaaaccctacaaatgtaatcaatgtgataaagccttttcacaacaAAGTTCTCTACAAGTgcacaaaagaatacatactggagagaaaccctatgaatgtaaccaatgtggtaaagcctttacatGTCACAGATATctccaaagacataaaagaacacattctggagagaaaccctatggaTGTAACCAATTTGGTAAAATATTTGCACAACATAGTACTGTCCACAgcataataaaaggaaatatttga
- the LOC110301497 gene encoding zinc finger protein 431-like isoform X4, protein MNNYYEHSTQNAMTYADVHVNFTWEEWALLNPSQKSLYKEVMLETYENLTAIGYNWEDHYIEEQFQSSRRDGRHKRGHTGEKPYECNHCGTAFARHGHLQRHKGTHTGEKLYECNRCGKVFAWNCHLRIHKRTHSGEKPYKCDQCGTAFASHCRLQRHKRTHTGEKPYECNQCGKAFTQHSTLQVHKRTHTGEKPYECSQCGKAYSRHSHLQRHKRTHTGEKPYVCNQCGKAFAYQNSLQYHKRTHTGEKSYECKQCGKFFPCRKHLQIHKRTHAGQKGYECNQCGKAFAFHSHFQRHKRHIGEKPYECNHCDKAFASHNNLQKHIRRHTGEKPYKCNLCDKAYAHHSHLQTHERVHTGEKPYKCNQCDKAFSQQSSLQVHKRIHTGEKPYECNQCGKAFTCHRYLQRHKRTHSGEKPYGCNQFGKIFAQHSTVHSIIKGNI, encoded by the exons AATGCAATGACCTATGCTGATGTGCATGTGAATTTCACTTGGGAAGAGTGGGCTTTGCTGAATCCTTCCCAGAAGAGTCTCTACAAAGAGGTGATGCTGGAGACCTATGAGAACCTCACTGCTATAG GCTACAATTGGGAAGACCATTATATTGAAGAACAATTTCAAAGTTCTAGAAGAGATGGAAG GCATAAAAGAggtcatactggagagaaaccctatgaatgtaatcattGTGGTACAGCCTTTGCAAGGCATGGTCATCTGCAAAGGCATAAAGGAACgcatactggagagaaactttATGAATGTAATCGATGTGGTAAAGTCTTTGCATGGAACTGTCATCTCCGAatccataaaagaacacatagtggagagaaaccttacaaatgtgatCAATGCGGTACAGCCTTTGCAAGTCATTGTCGTCTTCAAaggcataaaagaacacatactggagagaaaccttatgaatgtaatcaatgtggtaaagcctttacacAACACAGTACTCTACAAgttcataaaagaacacatactggagagaaaccctatgaatgtagccaatgtggtaaagcctatTCACGTCACAGTCATctccaaagacataaaagaacacataccggagagaaaccttatgtatgtaatcaatgtggtaaagcctttgcttATCAAAATAGTCTCCagtatcataaaagaacacatactggagagaaatcttatgaatgtaagcaatgtggtAAATTCTTTCCATGCCGTAAGcatcttcaaatacataaaagaacacatgctGGACAGAAAGGctatgaatgtaaccaatgtggtaaagcctttgctttTCATAGTCATTTCCAAAGACATAAAAGACATattggagagaaaccttatgaatgtaaccACTGTGATAAAGCCTTTGCAAGTCACAATAATCTTCAAAAACATATAAGAagacatactggagaaaaaccttaTAAATGTAATCTGTGTGATAAAGCCTATGCACATCACAGTCATCTCCAAACACATGAAAGAGtgcatactggagagaaaccctacaaatgtaatcaatgtgataaagccttttcacaacaAAGTTCTCTACAAGTgcacaaaagaatacatactggagagaaaccctatgaatgtaaccaatgtggtaaagcctttacatGTCACAGATATctccaaagacataaaagaacacattctggagagaaaccctatggaTGTAACCAATTTGGTAAAATATTTGCACAACATAGTACTGTCCACAgcataataaaaggaaatatttga
- the LOC110301497 gene encoding zinc finger protein 431-like isoform X5 encodes MNAMTYADVHVNFTWEEWALLNPSQKSLYKEVMLETYENLTAIGYNWEDHYIEEQFQSSRRDGRHKRGHTGEKPYECNHCGTAFARHGHLQRHKGTHTGEKLYECNRCGKVFAWNCHLRIHKRTHSGEKPYKCDQCGTAFASHCRLQRHKRTHTGEKPYECNQCGKAFTQHSTLQVHKRTHTGEKPYECSQCGKAYSRHSHLQRHKRTHTGEKPYVCNQCGKAFAYQNSLQYHKRTHTGEKSYECKQCGKFFPCRKHLQIHKRTHAGQKGYECNQCGKAFAFHSHFQRHKRHIGEKPYECNHCDKAFASHNNLQKHIRRHTGEKPYKCNLCDKAYAHHSHLQTHERVHTGEKPYKCNQCDKAFSQQSSLQVHKRIHTGEKPYECNQCGKAFTCHRYLQRHKRTHSGEKPYGCNQFGKIFAQHSTVHSIIKGNI; translated from the exons AATGCAATGACCTATGCTGATGTGCATGTGAATTTCACTTGGGAAGAGTGGGCTTTGCTGAATCCTTCCCAGAAGAGTCTCTACAAAGAGGTGATGCTGGAGACCTATGAGAACCTCACTGCTATAG GCTACAATTGGGAAGACCATTATATTGAAGAACAATTTCAAAGTTCTAGAAGAGATGGAAG GCATAAAAGAggtcatactggagagaaaccctatgaatgtaatcattGTGGTACAGCCTTTGCAAGGCATGGTCATCTGCAAAGGCATAAAGGAACgcatactggagagaaactttATGAATGTAATCGATGTGGTAAAGTCTTTGCATGGAACTGTCATCTCCGAatccataaaagaacacatagtggagagaaaccttacaaatgtgatCAATGCGGTACAGCCTTTGCAAGTCATTGTCGTCTTCAAaggcataaaagaacacatactggagagaaaccttatgaatgtaatcaatgtggtaaagcctttacacAACACAGTACTCTACAAgttcataaaagaacacatactggagagaaaccctatgaatgtagccaatgtggtaaagcctatTCACGTCACAGTCATctccaaagacataaaagaacacataccggagagaaaccttatgtatgtaatcaatgtggtaaagcctttgcttATCAAAATAGTCTCCagtatcataaaagaacacatactggagagaaatcttatgaatgtaagcaatgtggtAAATTCTTTCCATGCCGTAAGcatcttcaaatacataaaagaacacatgctGGACAGAAAGGctatgaatgtaaccaatgtggtaaagcctttgctttTCATAGTCATTTCCAAAGACATAAAAGACATattggagagaaaccttatgaatgtaaccACTGTGATAAAGCCTTTGCAAGTCACAATAATCTTCAAAAACATATAAGAagacatactggagaaaaaccttaTAAATGTAATCTGTGTGATAAAGCCTATGCACATCACAGTCATCTCCAAACACATGAAAGAGtgcatactggagagaaaccctacaaatgtaatcaatgtgataaagccttttcacaacaAAGTTCTCTACAAGTgcacaaaagaatacatactggagagaaaccctatgaatgtaaccaatgtggtaaagcctttacatGTCACAGATATctccaaagacataaaagaacacattctggagagaaaccctatggaTGTAACCAATTTGGTAAAATATTTGCACAACATAGTACTGTCCACAgcataataaaaggaaatatttga